ACGCACATAAATAATATACCATATTATGTTTGATTTGTCGTGATAAATTGATAAGTAacttttgttcttttttttttaagcagAGGTTTAGTTCTgttatgatttaaataaattatatttgttctacatatatttgtgtttttattttttaattttaaatataaaacaaagactGTTTTTGTGTGTAATTCGTTTTTcattggctgtcgttaaatattcatttttttttcgattcacataaatttaataaacaaacaaattaatgttatgAATGCCAAGCGAAGCTTATTTGTAACCACtatttatgatatacatacatagatttaaatGACACAACTCAAAACCTATGGAAAAAAATTAGACATCCATCCTTTTAATCAATACTCATTTTACTATAACCACAGCGTAGTACAGAGCATCTCAACCCAAGTGACGCGATAGTTTTTTTGCCGCGGGTTCCACTTCTAACGCGTGCTAGTGATTATGTTACAATGTTAGCTAAcgttttgtcacctatgtatgtacgtactagctagcgactgccgatgaagtacatgTGTATGTCTGTAGCTGAcaaaactctacgagtcgtaaacaatgtgtgccgcgaatatcaaGAGGTTGCATGGCTCTGGCGTAGTGCACCGATAAAGCTATCGCATACTAGTAggttgtgggttcaagtcccggccaaatacgctgctgccgaggtcttgtggttattaaagaAACATATCGACCGTCTTCTGttagaattttagatttttctagtttttaattattgtgatgaatccaataaatcggtatccccTCCCTCAGTTActtgcaaattcgagttattaacatctcgaatttgttgaatcttataaatgctacccacataatgtatttctctcaaatttgctgattgtcaatagatgtctctatgatattgTTGCATAGAGGGTGGATTCAGGATGCAAATTAAAGGCCAGAGTCGCTTCTAGAGGTCCACACTGAACCACCGCtaactccagaataatctgatctaccgtgtgtaccaccttataaaggacaagttacacagcacagcttccccgatccattaatgtatcAATCgtctaggcacttaaaggtctattctggcgagtctattgtttacgcacgcactcgcccaggtctgtgagaactccagtgTATCCTTTGTtggggcacttactgagtcccgttagcctaatgcGGGGTCTGTATTGTTTTCCCACTAATGCACtcagacagtggatactctatcatgtttccacgttacaatattatattatattctatgtactgttatgtttgaaaaattgttagtacttatgaacaaaacttaatctaaccatatgtgtcatcTTGGGGTGATTCTTGTCatggtacatataatgtatgtaaaaataaaagacaTCTTTTGacagttttataataaataatatcacaatgttattaaaaaaaattgaataatgtgAACTTTCATTTTCAGGATACACAACCCTCTACAATTGCAGTTTTAACGTTGAGGAAACCTCGTGTGGCTAAGAAAGTCGAGTGGTCAAACGACACTGTTGATAATGAAAATATGAATAAGAAGAAATCAAAGTGTAAGTATATCCCGcataaaaatcaattcaatcaaataataccttgctttacatatgtattttaattatttaaaattgtaggttgttgcatatataaaaagaaaaaagaatttGGTGAATCAGATTCAGAGGATTCCGGTGACGAATGTGATAATtgttttggccatgtcgaaagGAGAAAAAAGCAACCTAAGCCACCCGGTTCTCCCGATAACCAAGATCcgacttaatttttttctaaatattctatttgaaaatgtaattattcCTTTTGTaaattatgtgtattttattaaattatataaaaaaagtactgATAAAATTGTTAACCTCCTGGAGATGGCTAAGTAAGATGTGAACGAgtggaattttaaaattcattatggTAAATATATTGTGTTTATATAATTCAAACTATTTATAAGAATGttgtttttatgaaaaaaaaaccttcatTGTTCCTCTCTTTTGTAAATATCAAATGTATTGTCTacgaaataaatatacaaaatccaacacattaaaaaatttaatgttaacattaatttaatacaattattaataaatatgtataataagattCATTTAACAGATAATACGCAACCATttgctatatttttttagatttgataTGTGTATAACATCAATTTCGCAAGGTATGAAAAGCAATTCCTTCAGTTTGACCCCTACCGCCTATTCTCAGTCTTTTTGTATATGAACGGGAATGCCACACCTGTAAGCATTTGacacattataatttttaaacaatcgACTCTGCAAAACActatacaaataaaacattacCCTTATAGAATAGTCATCACAGACGGTGACGCACATGTGTGGATTGGTAGGGTTGAATGCGATTGCATTAACACAATCAGAATGCGGTAAAAGTGTAAGGCAGATTCCGTAATGTCTGTCCCATATATAAGCAGCACCTTCAGCACCActggaaaatacaaaaaatttgataaaaacataatttatacAATGGAAGAGTTGAGGATTTTGTAATACAAATGGATATTGGAAGGTTTgcttattaatcatttattaCCTAGCTACATATTTATCAGAGACGTCTAGGAATATGAAAAAGCATCCAGAGTGTGATGTATAATCTTGTTGAGCTCTGAGCATTCTCCCGACGATTGTAAGTTTAGTCAGATCTATAACGTGAATATCAATGTGTGAAGCCAACGGAGGAGGCGCTAGcggattattaattatatagtcAGGAGGCCATGGACGACTGTTTACATAAAGATatctgaaatataaaatattttataatacagattaaaattgaaataaacaaaATCGTCATTCTCCCCGCCTTACTTATTATCGGGAGACAGGGCCATGCCTATGATGTGGCCGCGCATGTCTATCACTTTGTCCGGCACGTCGAACATGTCTTTGACGGCTTCAAAGTCTTCCCAATTTGGATGATCGCCTTCTTGACGTTCCCTCTCCCTGGCAAGTTCTCGCTTGCGAGCCGCGATACGTTCTTTTATCGATGGTCCGGGAGATAGTCGACGGGGAAATTCGATCTTgtcgatttttttaaaacctATACGATGCGGTGTATAAGTGTCGGCACCAATGGTGAATATAAGtaacttattttttaaatcttcatCTTGACTAGATCCACTCCAACTGCCCGAGTCGGTTTCGCTGGAACCCTATTTaatgggatttttttttatttagtatgaGATTGAGAAATGGTAGTTGACACTACTATagttttgtttgattttattgtaGCATACAGTCTACATCAATGTTTTTACCAATTGTAAAACAAGTTAATGAACTTTGGCCTTTGAAATGTTGATTTACAACTTTTATCATTGACTGATTCCAGGGTTGTGGAGTCGGTTAAAAATTTTCGACTCGGACTTTactttatgattcgactccgactccgactcgaacgattttagtaaaattaacttttattgccaacgaataaaattattagtaatgaaaataatagcgattttcaaaatataaaggaattaaaaaaagtcactaaaaattgacatgtaacccaatttattgaattattggtattgaaataagtataaataaaaagtaagtgcATTCATTGTCtacgtgtatgaatttcatacataaaacaAATCAATTCAATGAACAAAAGTATGAGatggaggaaacaatcggttttggccaaaACACATCAAATATGATTAgttaaacgattttatttataatgcaatttaaattcatgatttttagaaggaaattattaaatttcaatttattaatggatttacttcaataaaagtGGAGAAAAggggaagaaaaatcgaacaagagtaaactgctacttccggttgacagatgctcaccaaattgtatatataaaatgatattaaGCTTAaccttctagatatgaaatttcagtccaataaaccaaaagatttctgaataaaacataaaaaaccttgattctctgagtaaaagtactacttccggttgaggtaaaaatattagggtatgaaatttatatttctattacatgtaaaaaaatttcaatctggattcaaaaacttaaaaaaaagaggacacctataagggaaggtaccactttcggtcaacttaaaaattaattaaaaatgaacgtcttatcgataataatttcagtaactgataatAAGTTTCAGctcgataggacgaacagtattcaaaaaatacacagacatttTTCTAGAtagtgaaaacgtgatcagtgatcgattctgagttcgaatcagtcaaaatctcgagttcgaattttcgcatgatcacaaaacttcatctattgttactacgtacatacatagacaaagtaaaaaataataaaaaaattcagttagttgattttttatgactccgactccaactctgCTTGAAATGCTCCAGCTCCACAGTCCCGATTAATTCTAAATGACTAATGAAACCGGTGGCCGAATCAAGTACATACCTCTtcttcagattcatttactatAGCTGGTGATGTGTATTCCTTATCATAAAATATTGTCATTTGACTGTTAGTTCTTGGTCTAAAAATATCCTCATTTGGAAGATGTATAACATCTTCtttattaatatcatcattattCCATTTGCAATCGCCAACCAATAAAGATCTTAAAAATgacacataaatacattcagtggcaaaaatttatataatcagTAAACGTCAAACAAAGAACATACCTAACAGTACTAGCATTTGGATTGTAGAATCTATATAGTTGTGACAGTATTGGAGTATGTTCAGACTCGGGCTCTTGGGACGCTTTATTTATCCACAGGAAAGTGGCACTCGTCAAATGTCCGAGCCAGTGCAATTCACCAGACAGCAAATGGCTTTCGCTAATCCAACATCCGAATATATCATACGGTTTATTTACAACTCTACACTGTAGCAGAAATTcatctataaaaaaatcaatcgatTCTTATATTGTGTTACAATCTAAAAACGATCAAGTGGACATCAAGAAACGTCagatcacacacacacacacacacacacagacgatATGTTTTGTTAATTGATCACAGCTGTGgtattaaattatcaacatGAATTGTTGGCTGTTATAATTGTGTATTATGTAAGGAGGATTTCAATTTTATCAAGCTCATACAAACTTTGTAAAGTGAACACTGCGATTTCACCGGAAGTGCTTAGGTTGGACCCAAAATGAACTCCGCTAACGAGCAACAAAGTATCGGACGAATTGAATTGCGTAAATTGGGTATACTTCCAACTGAACTCCTTCATATCATGTtgatattttaatgtacatGGATACGATGAGTTCCACACCTGAATAACATTACGATCATACAATTCACAAATAACATTACCAGCTTCGAGAGGACAAAACTTTACTGTAAAtgaatatgttttttatatttcatagagGTGTTTGAATATTGCACTCTCCACACTCGTAATTCGTGTAGTCTATTACCATGACTGTTCCGTCTTTGGATGTGGTTGCGAACATTGTTCCGTTGTGTGCAAACGACACGTGCAAAACTTGATTAGAGTGAGCGTCTATGCACTGGGTCAAGATTATTGGTATATCGCGCGATAGGCGCTTGTATTCTTCCAGCCATCCTCCAGATCCTGTAAAACAATTTGattactttaaattaaatttgtgattttttttttgaggatACGGACGTTTTTAAATTATGCACATTTTTATGAACACATTATTGCACaatttcatgtatgtacatatatgttacagtcccagtgttcactccggttcgttcatgaaaatactagtttattcatacacgaactgTTACATTGGTTTTCGTCAGGCCCGGCCCGAGTATATATGGCGTCTCTAGGCAGAttggtttaaatttttaaacaatcaatttcataaaagttcttgaaattttatgttgaagaaaaatatattaagacaaaaacaaaaaaaaatatttaaaattttattcaaaataggcgctttttatgtataaaaaaataaaatacggataactttgtataaattcggtaatgaagacattaatttatattcaacaatgaattgaagaattttatagagtgacatttcttctatcgtatatgattggttaagatatttaatttcgtgaagcaaatccatccctgatatatatgtatatatacttacatatgttacagcggtattttatataaaatacaattccaaattaccatttgtactgacgagagtttgctgttttacaagtttatttgtgagtcgttgatatttgacagtcaacttcttgcgttcctcgtaaattataatattttacaatcagtattgtgaCTTCGAGTAAacaaattaagttgaatatagaatgtttgggtctacctcacgggaccgaaagtgaaaaggtcgaaaaagcaaatatcggaaggcaaagatcgaaaaatcttaagtcgaaagatcaaaaaaaaggggtgcatggtaaacggtactacgtacatatattatatataatatatatcagtggcatgcggtgaaattatctctctttttgtgatacagccttgtttaatgtgcgcgcgcaggatacgggaggaaaagcctgttcctcttgttcctgttgtatcctgctcgcgcaaattaagtgaggatgtacgacggggggagagagactttaaccgcacgccactgatatgtatactaaccgtttttcatatgtatgcatgataaacgaatatttttaactttttcacggtcacccagaatgttttataagtttaaagaaagccaaattatttttacaatttaataatcgaaaaaagaaaaatgggggcGTCTCGTAGCGCCCCCTGTCTATGGCGCCCTAGGCATATGCCTAGTCTGCTGCccctttgagccggccctgattttagtttaagtgctaacagtcaaaagcttaAGCGTACATACACagaaacgattgagaatatttAAACCTACTATGTCTAATACCTTGTgctttgttattttgtgtacactataggGATATAGCACAGCTTGTACTATCCTAAATGAAGGTCGATGATCTCATCTATTACcccataaaacaaaaatcatattCGTTTTCCTGTAAGAGCATATAGAGCCGACCTTGCCTGAAATATCTTCGTTCACACAAGGGCAAAGACACAATTCGATTCGCTCCACATAACCAGCGGAATAGactggtggttagcatataatgctttgaacctaatggtcacgggttcaaatcccactggtttctgctggccagaccttgaatatgtgactctagttcgatcgttttctatcagagtttgctgttttatctgattttcattgaaactgttcaaacaaatcggcaaccttacccattttctcgcaaaatcttgagttttcaacaactcgaatttcgctaaattgtgtaaaatgctacaaatttacaaatttgaccatagatgtctctttgaatgttaattgatttgTTTGCTTTGTATAATGCTGATAATGCCTGTATCAAATgttcaatgtttctggccaggaagtcgcattggggttacctgttaggccttcctagtataaataaaaataaataaataaacaacctCGAGTGTATGAACatactagtatgttcataaacgaaatgtacacttgaaaTGCAACAAATATAACTATTTGGATAATTTTCATAACTGTTTTCCTTACAATTTTATAGTTTAACGAATGACTTGCAAAGCTCTGGTaactttcagtttatttttttagtgtTCTGTATTTTCACCGAGACAATTTATTGCCGAATATGAaagattaaaaacaaatttaattagtgTATCGTCAGTTGAACGGCATCAGTATTTCGAACGTTTGAAATTGTGCTCACGTAACGATGAAATACACTAAAAATCTAGAACAAAACTTGATAAGAGACGTTAGTCCTATTTCGGGAACTGTTTTGATAATTTGCTATGAAAGGTTACCTCATAAGAAGTgtgataaatattgtacaagagTAAAAAATGAGTAAGTGATTGTATACCGATTGGAGGCGAATGTGGAGTGTGGCCGAGATGGAAATCCCTGGTGAGGAGGTGCCGCCACAGGAGCTGGTCTGTAGCAAGTCTGTGCCAGGAACGACAGGTGCTTCCTGCAGCCAGCACGTCGTGGGCATCCAGCCAGGACATCCATCGCAACACCACAGGCTCAGGTGCATCCGCCCATCCAGCTGGTGAGTGGCTCATCGCGCCCCCCCAACCCCTCAGCCCTCAACCCCCACCCCCCAGCTCTTGCTCCTGATCCCGCAACACCAAAACCATCACTAAACGGGGTTGTCATATACAAAAAGTTCAAAATCGCACTTTCATCAATCAAAATCAACAACTAAAAGAGCTTTTAAAAAGGCGTTCATCGatctaaacaaaataaaaaaaaccactacttGCATTTTTTAACAAATGAGACAgtgaatatttcaaaatgaattaagaATCGCATGTAAAATAATTCTGAATGACGTAAAGATTTGGCCATGCCGGGATGATTTTAGCGCATGGCCACACTATCGCTGACATTTATCCAAGCAGCGATTTTTAAAGCCATGTATGatcgtttattattaaataataatttataatgttaTGCGAATTTATAAGCATTAAAAAgatgtaaatacaaaaaaatatgagattgaaaattgctttattactttatctatgtgtgtagtaacaacagatgaagttttgcgatcatgtgaaaattcgaattcgaaattttaactgattcgatccagaatcgatcactgatccgttttcataatctagtaaaaatgtttgtttgcgttagtatgtgtctgtgtattttgaagaTTATTGGAACACTGTTAATTATATCAAACTGAGAcctagtatcagttactgaaatgttTATCGTTGACATATATATCGGTGACCTGAAGTGGTAGCTCACCGTGTAGGTCTCCTCTTTTTTTCCTAAATCATTCAACGGATTGGGCTGAAACTTCATACATTCTAAAAATTGtgatcgcgcgcacgacaatcgttgccacaaaaatcgtgaATACAGAATATCTAGCACTagagttttcgttagtacaatatttcaatgattaatggagtttttgggtgccagatgttccgtgatcgagattttagtgacgtgcgagaaaacgctttttgcggaataatcacccaacctctaaaaatattgcatttatttccaataaaatttttattaccgaatttttccattcaaataaGAGATGCTTTATAATAGAAAGAATGTTAGAATTGAGTTGATTTTTTTGGAAGGTATTTACCAAAACTCTGTTACTAGGAAACTGTTATTGATTGTTGGCAAAATGAGCTTTTGTGTGGATGTCATATCAGAAGACTCTTTCTACGAGAATTTGGTATTAGGAGTAACAAAGTCATtaggtaaattattttttacaaaaattttaaaatttcaaatttattcaaaacattTAAAGTTAACAATTATTCAGAGTCAAATCAGAGAGTTGCTAATGTTATTGTGGAACGTCGACTGCCCGTAGATAGGGTAGCTCTTTCGTCATGGGAACAACGTCACTCTGTATCACTACCTGATGATATAAGACAGTTTTATTTATCAACGGATGGCTTTAGATTAAAGTGGAGTTTTCAATATTCAAGTTAGTATTGGAAGAAATATCAGAGGGTAATTTATAATACGGTTAAAGtctgttttatataatttagatgAAGAGTCACTGCCTGTTGgaaaaatcaatatcaattcTTTAAGCGATTTAACTcttttacaaaactcaaaaGAATTACTCGATAATTTGCCGAATAATCAAATTAATGCAACCGACAAATCGTCTCAAATAGggattaaaagtaaaatatttgaattggaCGAATATAAAGGAAGTGGAAAGGTATTATGTACATTTAGTATGAAAGTAATTTGATATGTTGTTTTATAAACCTTATAattctgtacatatatatataatatttacatcgtAGGTTTGTTTAATTCACTCTGAAAATGCATGGTCAATTTGGCTGCTTGATATTGAAGGAGGATGGACATGGTTGGCTGATacatttgtgtattattttcgaaTGGCTTTAGTTCACCAAGGTCTACCAGGATGGCAAGCAATGTTTTCAAAGATCGGTTTAGCACCATGGGCAGAGGTagtatcattatatttaaagtagatatgaataaataatttaagcaATGTTAGAATTTTTAGCAACTTGTTTTACTGATGGCACCACATTTGCTGATGGAAAAAGGAGAAAAAAACAGTCGACTTGTGGGATCTACAAACAACGACGCTCCTCTAAATCACATTGACCCTAGTATTTTTAAGGTGccagtgaaacattcaacacgtgtaacaaatacaaaataatggatTTATGTATTCTTCATTTATTTGTCaacataaacatttttataatcaatcaTTTTGTATCAAagcatgtataataaatttagccCTTGATGCAATATAAAGTTTTGCtactttttttaatgatttttttatgcatTTACAAAACatggtaatattttttcatttaaaaaaaattgcactgTTTTAAATGTAAAGTTTAACATACATTTTAGACGAATATTCAAAAAGCTGGTAAAATGAAATTCATTATATCACATAATAACAAGCAATATAAAAACGTTAATATgattaaaatgtgtataaatatttatatcattattttcatttaaacatttaaatat
The nucleotide sequence above comes from Arctopsyche grandis isolate Sample6627 chromosome 4, ASM5162203v2, whole genome shotgun sequence. Encoded proteins:
- the LOC143911053 gene encoding E3 ubiquitin-protein ligase PPP1R11-like; amino-acid sequence: MSNTAVAATSCAPDEESETGAGAGSAAQQDTQPSTIAVLTLRKPRVAKKVEWSNDTVDNENMNKKKSKCCCIYKKKKEFGESDSEDSGDECDNCFGHVERRKKQPKPPGSPDNQDPT
- the Fbw5 gene encoding F-box and WD repeat domain containing 5 encodes the protein MSHSPAGWADAPEPVVLRWMSWLDAHDVLAAGSTCRSWHRLATDQLLWRHLLTRDFHLGHTPHSPPIGSGGWLEEYKRLSRDIPIILTQCIDAHSNQVLHVSFAHNGTMFATTSKDGTVMVWNSSYPCTLKYQHDMKEFSWKYTQFTQFNSSDTLLLVSGVHFGSNLSTSGEIAVFTLQNEFLLQCRVVNKPYDIFGCWISESHLLSGELHWLGHLTSATFLWINKASQEPESEHTPILSQLYRFYNPNASTVRSLLVGDCKWNNDDINKEDVIHLPNEDIFRPRTNSQMTIFYDKEYTSPAIVNESEEEGSSETDSGSWSGSSQDEDLKNKLLIFTIGADTYTPHRIGFKKIDKIEFPRRLSPGPSIKERIAARKRELARERERQEGDHPNWEDFEAVKDMFDVPDKVIDMRGHIIGMALSPDNKYLYVNSRPWPPDYIINNPLAPPPLASHIDIHVIDLTKLTIVGRMLRAQQDYTSHSGCFFIFLDVSDKYVASGAEGAAYIWDRHYGICLTLLPHSDCVNAIAFNPTNPHMCVTVCDDYSIRVWHSRSYTKRLRIGGRGQTEGIAFHTLRN
- the LOC143910743 gene encoding tubulin polyglutamylase complex subunit 2, with translation MSFCVDVISEDSFYENLVLGVTKSLVNNYSESNQRVANVIVERRLPVDRVALSSWEQRHSIKVEFSIFKLVLEEISEDEESLPVGKININSLSDLTLLQNSKELLDNLPNNQINATDKSSQIGIKSKIFELDEYKGSGKVCLIHSENAWSIWLLDIEGGWTWLADTFVYYFRMALVHQGLPGWQAMFSKIGLAPWAEQLVLLMAPHLLMEKGEKNSRLVGSTNNDAPLNHIDPSIFKVPVKHSTRVTNTK